One genomic region from Desulfurispira natronophila encodes:
- a CDS encoding tetratricopeptide repeat protein, whose translation MSRITFALFIIIFTATLSTQSSAETIHSRESLLGFAEHLMSEGEYYRAITEYQRVLFHYPEDSTISVRVRIFQAYLQAKQLDTALEEVQKLLLDFPEKPAALAEPLHLAGAELFRTGRYEEARIYLQLILDTWPHHTVATDAKSLLSSTFLALGKPKLALELDSDLNHNINKINIPQRNPRLAGALSAAMPGAGQLYAGRPTDAAVAFTVNLLLIGSLVSAMDSNHNMLAVAIGIFGAGWYGGNVFNAINSARHYNQEAINQASREYYQEIQPSSLQFNLQRSY comes from the coding sequence ATGAGCAGGATAACATTCGCCCTGTTTATCATCATTTTCACTGCCACATTGTCAACTCAAAGTTCTGCCGAAACCATACATAGTCGCGAATCTCTGCTGGGTTTTGCCGAGCACTTAATGAGCGAAGGAGAGTACTATCGAGCCATAACAGAATACCAAAGGGTTCTTTTTCACTACCCTGAAGATAGCACTATATCTGTCAGAGTGCGCATTTTTCAAGCTTACCTGCAGGCTAAACAACTGGATACTGCCCTTGAAGAAGTACAAAAACTCCTGTTGGATTTTCCTGAAAAACCTGCAGCTCTGGCCGAGCCCCTTCATTTGGCTGGTGCAGAACTCTTTCGCACAGGACGCTACGAAGAAGCTCGCATATACTTGCAACTTATACTGGATACGTGGCCACATCATACAGTAGCAACTGATGCCAAGTCGCTGCTCAGCAGTACTTTTTTAGCTCTGGGCAAGCCCAAACTGGCTCTTGAACTGGATTCCGATTTAAACCATAATATAAATAAAATTAATATCCCACAACGTAATCCTCGACTTGCGGGGGCACTTTCGGCTGCTATGCCCGGCGCTGGACAACTTTATGCAGGCCGGCCCACAGATGCTGCTGTAGCTTTTACGGTGAACCTACTTCTCATTGGATCATTAGTATCCGCGATGGATTCAAACCATAATATGCTCGCCGTTGCGATAGGTATATTTGGAGCAGGGTGGTACGGAGGAAATGTATTCAATGCTATTAACAGCGCACGACATTACAATCAAGAGGCAATTAATCAAGCAAGTCGTGAATACTACCAGGAAATACAGCCATCTTCGCTACAGTTTAACCTTCAGAGGTCCTATTGA
- the bioB gene encoding biotin synthase BioB produces MSLQIQQPSLYWNDWSQRILTGESLPREIGMELLSSHDDDLLAILNAAFKVRQHYFGRGVWLHVIRNARSGECPEDCSYCSQSASNQSEVETYALETVEEIVAGARVAYEQQAVRYCIVTSGRQPVEKDLEAICEAVQQIKQNMPLQICTSLGMLDAQQVLRLKESGVDRYNHNLETSARHYGSICSTHRYEDRLATAKLVKDAGMELCSGGLLGMGEELKDRLDLAYSLREIGADSIPLNFLHPRQGTRLQNINPMKAADALRALALFRLVNPDRELRIAGGRELILGPMQVLGLYPANSFFTKGYLTTDGQGLDADIAMVEAAGFEVAAIADA; encoded by the coding sequence ATGTCTTTGCAAATACAGCAGCCCTCTTTATACTGGAATGATTGGTCACAGCGGATACTTACGGGCGAAAGCCTGCCACGTGAAATTGGAATGGAGTTGCTAAGCAGTCATGACGACGATTTGCTGGCAATTCTCAATGCAGCCTTTAAGGTTCGCCAGCACTATTTTGGTCGTGGCGTCTGGCTGCATGTTATTCGCAATGCCCGCAGTGGTGAGTGTCCTGAAGATTGCTCGTACTGCTCCCAGTCTGCCAGTAATCAATCAGAAGTAGAGACATACGCACTGGAAACCGTCGAGGAGATAGTTGCTGGAGCCAGGGTTGCCTACGAGCAGCAGGCGGTGCGCTACTGTATTGTTACAAGTGGTCGACAACCGGTTGAAAAAGACCTGGAGGCAATTTGCGAGGCGGTACAGCAGATAAAACAGAACATGCCGCTACAAATATGCACTTCCTTGGGGATGCTCGATGCTCAACAAGTGCTGCGTCTGAAAGAATCTGGTGTTGATCGCTATAATCACAACCTTGAAACTTCAGCGCGCCACTATGGCTCTATCTGCAGCACTCATCGCTATGAGGATCGCCTCGCTACAGCAAAACTAGTTAAGGATGCCGGTATGGAGCTTTGCAGTGGAGGGCTACTGGGTATGGGTGAAGAGCTTAAAGACCGACTGGATTTAGCTTACAGTTTGCGAGAAATAGGCGCAGACTCCATTCCACTCAACTTCCTTCATCCCCGCCAGGGCACTCGGCTGCAGAATATTAATCCTATGAAAGCCGCTGATGCTCTGCGTGCGCTGGCTCTTTTCCGCCTGGTCAACCCAGATAGGGAACTGCGTATAGCAGGAGGTAGGGAACTGATTTTGGGGCCAATGCAGGTCTTAGGACTTTATCCCGCCAATTCATTCTTCACGAAGGGTTACCTAACAACGGATGGACAGGGCCTGGATGCGGACATCGCCATGGTAGAAGCAGCTGGCTTTGAGGTTGCTGCCATTGCAGATGCATAA
- a CDS encoding tetratricopeptide repeat protein yields the protein MKAKLSCYMKLSLIKASTLIFIAFFILLMPSPVQANNFFLGKQAASNGEYTTAYKLWLPLAKEGHTAAQHNIGQLYHYELGVQDQQKRWAIHWLTKAACQGNHSAQHQLGYIYYTKGQYETAAKWYEKAAHNVPEAAYSLGYLYQKGMGGEASPQKSYKWYQIAAAQDHTYAQMAIRLLPNHNTQFADYRDTLHWHNLATQSSNPIAQHNLGVAYRTGHGVYKNYSDALHWFRYAAAHQYSHARTNLGFMYLKGFDHQLPDYDEARFHFYAAAQEEHEVAQYALGIIYLEGIGVDENIELGLEWLHAAALQNYSLAHYTLGKYYTNKHKETQQHDIAFQWFQRAADTGMPRAHFQIGLMQLTGKGTDINVTQAFKSLLRAAAKSYAPASFKLGYMSEQGVGVSVDLPSAYRWYQKAEAQGHEDARLAATRVANAMGTRDSEPLLPTYHHIAKSAP from the coding sequence TTGAAAGCTAAACTTTCATGCTACATGAAACTATCCCTTATCAAAGCTTCCACTCTCATCTTCATTGCATTTTTCATTTTGCTGATGCCTTCCCCTGTACAGGCCAACAATTTTTTTCTTGGAAAGCAAGCTGCTAGTAATGGCGAATACACAACTGCTTATAAGCTGTGGCTACCTTTAGCCAAAGAAGGTCATACTGCTGCACAGCATAATATAGGTCAACTCTACCACTATGAGCTGGGCGTGCAGGATCAACAAAAACGCTGGGCCATACACTGGCTCACAAAAGCAGCCTGCCAGGGTAATCACAGCGCGCAACACCAATTGGGTTATATTTACTACACCAAAGGGCAATATGAAACCGCAGCCAAGTGGTATGAAAAAGCTGCACACAATGTACCTGAGGCAGCTTACAGTCTGGGTTATCTTTACCAAAAAGGTATGGGGGGAGAAGCCTCACCGCAAAAGTCATATAAATGGTATCAAATTGCAGCGGCACAGGACCACACGTACGCTCAGATGGCCATACGTCTTTTACCAAATCATAACACCCAATTTGCTGATTATCGCGATACCCTCCACTGGCACAATCTAGCCACTCAATCCAGTAACCCCATCGCTCAACACAACCTCGGTGTTGCCTATCGCACAGGTCATGGTGTGTACAAAAACTACTCTGATGCACTTCATTGGTTTCGCTACGCTGCCGCACATCAATACAGTCATGCCCGTACCAATCTCGGATTTATGTACTTAAAGGGGTTCGACCACCAGTTACCCGACTACGACGAGGCTCGTTTTCATTTTTATGCTGCCGCACAGGAAGAGCATGAAGTCGCCCAGTATGCTTTGGGTATAATATACTTAGAAGGAATTGGTGTAGATGAAAACATTGAATTGGGCCTTGAGTGGCTACACGCTGCAGCATTGCAAAATTACTCCCTTGCTCACTATACCTTGGGAAAATACTACACCAATAAGCACAAAGAAACGCAGCAGCACGACATAGCCTTTCAATGGTTTCAGCGCGCCGCAGACACGGGAATGCCACGTGCTCATTTTCAAATAGGCCTTATGCAGTTGACTGGTAAGGGAACAGACATAAATGTAACTCAAGCATTCAAAAGTTTATTGCGTGCTGCAGCTAAATCGTATGCTCCCGCAAGCTTTAAGCTGGGATACATGAGCGAACAGGGTGTAGGCGTCAGTGTAGATTTACCGTCCGCCTACCGCTGGTACCAAAAGGCAGAAGCACAGGGACATGAAGATGCGAGATTAGCGGCAACTCGGGTAGCCAATGCCATGGGTACTCGTGACAGTGAGCCCTTACTTCCCACCTATCACCATATTGCTAAATCAGCACCATAG